One genomic region from Eptesicus fuscus isolate TK198812 chromosome 18, DD_ASM_mEF_20220401, whole genome shotgun sequence encodes:
- the DAG1 gene encoding dystroglycan 1 — MRMSVGLALLLPGGGRALLLLLCVAMTQSHWPSEPSEAARGWENQLEASMHSVLSDLPEAVPTVAGIPDGTAVVGRVFRVTIPTDVIASDGEVIKVSAAGKEALPPWLHWDPQSRSLEGLPLDTDKGVHYIAVSAARPGANGSHVPQASSVFSIEVSPEDHSELQAARAVPDPGEPAPSACAADEPVTVLTVILDADLTKMSPQQRVALLRRMRGFSGVELPSMKLVPVVNNRLFDMSAFMAGPGNAKKVVENGALLSWRLGCSLSQNSVPDIGRVEAPAREGAMSAQLGYPVVGWHIANKKPPLPKRLRRQIHATPTPVTAIGPPTTAIQEPPSRIVPTPTSPAMAPPTETMAPPVRDPVPGKPTVTIRTRGAIIQTPTLGPIQPTRVSEAGTTAPGQIRPTMTIPGYVEPTAVATPPTTTTKKPRVSTPKPATPSTDSSTATTRRPTKKPRTSRPVPRVTTKAPITRLETASPPTRIRTTPSGVPRGGEPNQRPELKNHIDKVDAWVGTYFEVKIPSDTFYDKEDTTTDKLKLTLKLREQQPVGERSWVQFNSNSQLLYGLPDGGHVGKHEYFLHATDKGGLSAVDAFEIHVHRRPQGDKAPARFRATLAGDPGPVVNDVHKQIALVRKLAFAFGDRNCSTVTLQSISPGSIVVEWTNNTLPLEPCPQEQVAALSRRIAEEDGKPRPAFSSALEPDFKALSVAVTGAGSCRHLQFIPVAPPRRVPSEAPTTAVPDRDPEKSSEDDVYLHTVIPAVVVAAILLIAGIIAMICYRKKRKGKLTLEDQATFIKKGVPIIFADELDDSKPPPSSSMPLILQEEKAPLPPPEYPNQSVPETTPLNQDPAGEYTPLREEDPNAPPYQPPPPFTAPMEGKGSRPKNMTPYRSPPPYVPP, encoded by the exons ATGAGGATGTCTGTGGGCCTTGCGCTGCTGCTccccggcggggggcgggcctTGCTCCTCCTGCTCTGCGTGGCCATGACTCAGTCCCACTGGCCGAGTGAACCGTCGGAGGccgccaggggctgggagaaccAGCTGGAGGCGTCCATGCACTCGGTGCTGTCAGACCTCCCGGAGGCTGTCCCCACGGTGGCTGGCATTCCTGACGGCACGGCTGTCGTCGGGCGTGTGTTTCGAGTGACCATTCCTACAGATGTCATTGCTTCTGATGGAGAAGTCATCAAG GTATCGGCTGCAGGGAAGGAGGCCTTGCCGCCCTGGCTGCACTGGGACCCGCAGAGCCGCAGCCTGGAGGGCCTCCCCCTCGACACCGATAAGGGGGTGCATTACATCGCGGTGAGCGCGGCACGGCCGGGGGCCAACGGGAGCCACGTCCCCCAGGCTTCCAGCGTGTTCTCCATCGAGGTTTCCCCTGAGGACCACAGCGAGCTGCAGGCCGCGCGGGCCGTCCCAGACCCCGGGGAGCCGGCGCCCTCCGCCTGCGCTGCCGACGAGCCCGTGACGGTGCTGACGGTCATCCTGGACGCCGACCTCACCAAGATGAGCCCGCAGCAGAGGGTCGCCCTGCTGCGCCGCATGCGGGGCTTCTCGGGCGTGGAGCTGCCCAGCATGAAGCTGGTGCCCGTGGTGAACAACCGGCTGTTTGACATGTCCGCCTTCATGGCCGGCCCAGGCAACGCCAAGAAGGTGGTGGAGAATGGGGCGCTGCTGTCCTGGAGGCTGGGCTGCTCCCTGAGCCAGAACAGCGTGCCGGACATTGGCCGTGTGGAGGCGCCCGCCCGGGAGGGGGCCATGTCCGCCCAGCTCGGCTACCCCGTTGTGGGCTGGCACATCGCCAACAAGAAGCCCCCTCTCCCCAAACGCCTCCGGCGGCAGATCCATGCCACCCCCACACCTGTCACTGCCATTGGCCCGCCCACCACCGCCATCCAGGAGCCGCCGTCCAGGATCGTGCCCACCCCCACGTCGCCAGCCATGGCTCCTCCCACAGAGACCATGGCTCCTCCCGTCAGGGACCCTGTTCCTGGGAAGCCCACAGTCACCATTCGGACTCGCGGTGCCATTATTCAGACGCCGACCCTGGGCCCCATCCAGCCCACTCGGGTGTCAGAAGCTGGCACCACGGCTCCTGGTCAGATCCGCCCCACGATGACCATTCCTGGCTACGTGGAGCCCACGGCGGTCGCTACCCCTCCCACAACTACCACCAAGAAGCCACGAGTGTCCACGCCAAAACCAGCCACGCCTTCTACCGACTCCTCCACCGCCACGACCCGCAGGCCGACCAAGAAGCCACGCACCTCCCGACCCGTGCCCCGGGTCACCACCAAAGCGCCCATCACCAGGCTGGAGACGGCCTCCCCGCCGACACGCATCCGCACCACCCCCAGCGGGGTGCCCCGCGGCGGGGAGCCCAACCAGCGCCCGGAGCTCAAGAACCACATCGACAAGGTGGACGCCTGGGTCGGCACCTACTTCGAGGTGAAGATCCCGTCGGACACCTTCTACGACAAGGAGGACACCACCACGGACAAGCTGAAGCTGACGCTCAAGCTGCGGGAGCAGCAGCCGGTGGGCGAGAGGTCGTGGGTGCAGTTCAACAGCAACAGCCAGCTGCTGTACGGCCTGCCCGACGGCGGCCACGTGGGCAAGCACGAGTACTTCCTGCACGCCACCGACAAGGGCGGCCTGTCGGCCGTGGACGCCTTCGAGATCCACGTGCACCGGCGCCCGCAGGGGGACAAGGCGCCCGCGCGCTTCCGCGCCACGCTGGCGGGCGACCCGGGGCCGGTGGTGAACGACGTCCACAAGCAGATCGCGCTGGTGAGGAAGCTGGCCTTCGCCTTCGGGGACCGCAACTGCAGCACCGTCACCCTGCAGAGCATCAGCCCGGGCTCCATCGTGGTGGAGTGGACCAACAACACGCTGCCCCTGGAGCCCTGCCCCCAGGAGCAGGTGGCGGCGCTGAGCCGCAGGATCGCCGAGGAGGACGGGAagccccggcccgccttctccagcgCCCTGGAGCCCGACTTCAAGGCCTTGAGCGTGGCCGTGACGGGCGCCGGAAGCTGCCGGCACCTGCAGTTCATCCCCGTGGCGCCGCCCCGGAGGGTGCCCTCTGAGGCGCCCACCACGGCGGTGCCCGACCGGGACCCCGAGAAGAGCAGCGAGGATGACGTGTACCTGCACACGGTCATCCCGGCCGTGGTGGTCGCCGCCATCCTGCTCATCGCCGGCATCATCGCCATGATCTGCTACCGCAAGAAGCGGAAGGGCAAGCTCACGCTGGAGGACCAGGCCACCTTCATCAAGAAGGGCGTGCCCATCATCTTCGCCGACGAGCTGGACGACTCCAAgccgcccccctcctccagcaTGCCTCTCATCCTGCAGGAGGAGAaggcccccctcccgcctcccgagTACCCCAACCAGAGCGTGCCCGAGACCACCCCTCTGAACCAGGACCCCGCGGGAGAGTACACGCCCCTGCGCGAGGAGGACCCCAACGCGCCTCCCTACCAGCCTCCCCCGCCCTTCACGGCTCCCATGGAGGGCAAGGGCTCCCGCCCCAAGAACATGACCCCATACCGGTCACCCCCTCCCTATGTGCCCCCTTAG